Genomic window (Kangiella profundi):
ATTGAAATTCTGCTTGGGCTGAAATCCGAATATCGTATCAACTTCGACAAAAAGTCTTTCTACAGCCGCTTAAATGAACAGGATCGCAATTACTTAATGGATCTTGAAGAGAAACCCTCATTATTTGATGCGGTTGAAAAATGGCTGGAGCGTATGCCTTTCCTTGAGTTTGGTGATTTTAAATTCTGGAACATCTTCAAAGAAGCAGTCGAAACCATGCTCAATCATGATGAGAAGGTATTGAAAGAAGCCGATTATCTTAGTGACGCAGAAAAAACTTTCCAATTGAATGACCTGGAAAATACCCGCGCCACTTTCGATGCCTTGTTTGATAAAGACAAGTATGACGAGCTCAAAACTCAGGGGCGATTCCGCATGAGCCAGGAAGCAACGCTAAGTGCCCTGTTCATTAACCTTTATCGTGAACAGCCTATGCTCAATGGTCCGTTTAGATTGTTGCAGGGATTGGTTGAAATTGATGAGAAATTCACCACTTGGCGCTATCGCCACACCACCATGGTGTTGCGTATGATTGGCTCCAAGATAGGAACAGGTGGCTCGGCAGGTCATGATTATCTTCGTCAAACCACTCAGAACAACCGTTTCTTTCGCGACCTGTTCAACCTGACGACCTTCCTGATTCCACGCTCAGCACTGCCTGAGTTGCCGGAAGAAGTGATTAAGGCGATGAATTTTTAGATTAAGTAATAAGTAGAATATTGAAGATAAAAAAGCAAAGCCGAGGCTTTGCTTTTTTATTGATTTAAATCTATTTAGCGAACAACTGGCTTAAGTCGTTGAAAGCCTTAAATTCCAATGCGTTGCCTGAGGGGTCATAAAAGAACATGGTGGCCTGTTCGCCGGGTTGGCCCTTAAAGCGAATGTAAGGCTCTATGGCAAATTGTATGCCCTTCTCTTTTAATCGGTCTGCCAGCTGCTGCCAGGTTTCCATATCCAGAACCACGCCAAAATGCGGCACTGGGACGGCATGGCCATCAACCTGGTTATGAGCTTTGTCTGCTGACTCCATTGATTCATCAAGATGGGCCACCAACTGATGCCCATAGCAGTCATAATCAATCCAATGATCACTAGAGCGACCTTCGCTAAAACCCAGTACCCGGCCGTAAAACTCTCTGGCCTGCTCTAAATTATGGACTGGAATGGCTAAATGAAACGGACGAATGCTCATAAATAACCCTCTATGGGAACTGTGTGCGCTTGATAAAGGTTTCTAACAACGCTGTCAACCCATCAGCATCTTCCTGATCAAATCGATTAGTGATTGGGCTATCAATATCCAGAACGCCCTTCAGTTCACCATCAACAACTACAGGAATCACCACTTCACTTTGCGAAGCAGCATCACAGGCTATGTGACCAGCAAACTGATGAACATCTTCAACTAGCTGAGTTTCAAGCGTAGAAGCCGCCGTTCCACAGACACCACGACCAAAGGGAATGTGAACACAGGCCACCTTGCCCTGATACGGACCAAGTATCAGGCTGTCAGCCTTTTCAGGATTGACCAGGTAAAAACCAGACCAATTAAGCTCAGGCAGCATCTGGAAGATAAAGGCTGACATTTGCGACATATTGGTTATCCAGTTACTGTCTTCGGCCAATAAGGCATCTAATTGAAGCGCTAACTGACGATAGTATTCAGGTTTGTCGTTTCGATACTCTTGAATTTGGGATTCGTCTAGTTGGAACATGGTATACACATCAAATTGAGAATAGCGGCAAGATAGCTGACAGCCCCAATAATTACAAGGGTTAGATTGTGAGCAATCGTTACAATATATAGTAGTTTTGATATAAGATTAGCACTAGCCATCTACCGCATGTCACGGTAACATACGGCGTTTGTTTTTTCGTGAGTTTCGCAGGAGAAATCGTGTCCATTTCAAGCAAAGGCCAAAGAAGTCCTACTGCCTCGCCATGCATTGGCGTCTGTAGTACGGTTTTAGGTGATGAAGTGTGTCGTGGTTGTGGTCGAACATTCGACGAGGTGCTTAACTGGCATACTTTCACAGATGACCAGAAAAAAGCCGTAAATCTTCGTCTGAAACTCGAAGGAAAACAGAAGTTTTAACACCAATATTAATAAATATTCTCATTTCAAATAGAAGGTAAATCGGAGCCTTATTATCATGTTAGTATCTATTGTCGACGCCCTCGCGGGCAAACCCGGCGTCGGTGAGCAAGTCACCGTACAAGGCTGGGTACGTACTCGTCGTGATTCGAAAGCTGGACTTTCGTTCGTTAATATTCACGATGGCAGCTGCTTTAATCCTATTCAGGCAGTGGTCGATAATAATGTGGCTAATTATGAGTCCGAAGTCGTTAAATTAACTGCAGGCTGTTCGGTCAAAGTAACCGGAAAGCTGGTAGAGTCACAGGGTAAAGGCCAGTCTTTCGAAATTCAGGCTACAGCGGTTGAAGTGCTGGGCTGGGTTGATGATCCTGATACCTACCCTATCCAGCCAAAACCACACTCTGTTGAATTCTTGCGTGAAAATGCTCACTTACGTGCACGCACTAACTTGATTGGTGCAGTAACACGCGTGCGTAACTGCTTGGCACAGGCGATTCACCGTTTTATGCACCAGCAAGGTTTTTACTGGATTCACACACCAATCATCACGGCTTCTGACGCAGAAGGCGCAGGTGAAATGTTCCGTGTCAGCACCCTGGACATGACTAACCTGCCCAAAGATGACAAAGGCAATATTGATTACAGTGAAGATTTCTTTGGTAAAGAGTCATTCTTAACCGTTTCTGGTCAGCTGAACGTTGAAACCTACTGCATGGCAATGTCCAAGGTTTACACCTTCGGACCAACTTTCCGTGCCGAAAACTCGAACACCAGTCGTCATCTGGCCGAGTTCTGGATGGTGGAACCAGAAATCGCATTTGCTAACTTGTCAGATAATGCAGACTTGGCCGAAGCCATGATGAAGTACATATTTAAGGCAGTTCTCGACGAGTGCGCCGACGATATGGCCTTCTTCCAGCAGCGTGTCGACAAGGACTGTATCAACCGTCTTGAAAATGTCATCAATCACAACTTCGAGCGCATGGATTACACTGACGTAATTGAAGTACTGAAAAAGGCTGACAAGAAATTCGACTACCCAGTCGAGTGGGGAATTGACCTGCAATCTGAGCATGAACGTTACATTGCTGAAGAGTATGTGGGCCGCCCAACCGTAGTTATGAACTATCCGAAGGATATAAAAGCCTTCTACATGCGCATGAATGACGATGGCAAAACCGTTGCCGCTATGGACGTATTAGCACCGGGCATTGGTGAGATCATTGGTGGTTCGCAGCGTGAAGAGCGTCTAGATGTGCTTGATAAGCGTATTGAAGAAATAGGCTTACCGGCTGAACATTACTGGTGGTATCGCGACCTGCGTCGTTACGGTACCGTACCTCACGCTGGTTTTGGTCTGGGTTTTGATCGCTGTGTATCTTATGTTACCGGTGTTCAAAACATTCGAGATGTGATCCCCTTCCCCCGCGTACCAAACAACGTTAAGTTTTAATCGCGTATTAAAAATGCTAAAGGCCACTTCAGTGGCCTTTTTTAATACTTTACGCTAGTATCAAATTATCCAGAGAAAATGTCTTACCCAATCTGAGGCTAAGTGATGTCAAAAAAGAACTACACCAGCGAAATCACAGACTTTCTTAAAGAGCTAGATGAAACCATCAAGCCTGACTCACCTTCCCGCCGAGCTGAAAAAGCTAAATATGATGAAATAAACGAAAAACGGGACAATCCAGATTATAAAGATAAAAAATCAAAATTATGGGAAGACTTTTAAGCCTTCCCAACAAACTTCTTACGAGACTATTCTTAATAAATTAGGCCCAGCTTACAAAGTCATCGACCTCAGGAATTGGCTTTGCTTTAAGCTCCATATCAGGCGTCCCAACATAGATAAAGCCAACGATAGTATCACTATGCTCCAACCCCAGTAGTGGCTTTAAGTGCTCATTAAACGCCAACGGGCCCGTTCTCCAGTAGGCCCCATATCCTAAGCTATCCAACCCCAGTATAAGGTTTTGTACACCCGCTCCTGTTGAAAGAACTTCTTCAACATGAGGAACTTTTTCATTTCCACGTGCTTTTGCAACCGCAACTACAACCATAGGAGCGCGATGGGGCAAAGACAAAGCACGCTCCTGCTTATCCAAAGAAATATTAGGATCTTCGGAAATACTTGCCAGGCGATACTTCTCACCAAGTTCATTAAGTGCCTTTTCACCCTCGAAGACAATGTATTGCCAAGGCATTAAATGCTTGTGATCTGGCGCCCGTAAGGCAGCTTTAAATACTTGGGTCATTTCTTCTCTACCAGGAGCTGGCGCCTTCAACCTGCCGCAGGAAACTCTATTAATTAATGTGTCTAACA
Coding sequences:
- a CDS encoding tryptophan 2,3-dioxygenase family protein produces the protein MQKNTKPCYYPDYLQLDKLLDAQHPESKKYGAEAHDETLFIIVHQAYELWFKQILHEIHSILPVLSQSHVDESKISTVNLRLERVHRIQDVLVDQIDILETMTPLDFLDFRDYLIPASGFQSIQFKEIEILLGLKSEYRINFDKKSFYSRLNEQDRNYLMDLEEKPSLFDAVEKWLERMPFLEFGDFKFWNIFKEAVETMLNHDEKVLKEADYLSDAEKTFQLNDLENTRATFDALFDKDKYDELKTQGRFRMSQEATLSALFINLYREQPMLNGPFRLLQGLVEIDEKFTTWRYRHTTMVLRMIGSKIGTGGSAGHDYLRQTTQNNRFFRDLFNLTTFLIPRSALPELPEEVIKAMNF
- a CDS encoding VOC family protein; translation: MSIRPFHLAIPVHNLEQAREFYGRVLGFSEGRSSDHWIDYDCYGHQLVAHLDESMESADKAHNQVDGHAVPVPHFGVVLDMETWQQLADRLKEKGIQFAIEPYIRFKGQPGEQATMFFYDPSGNALEFKAFNDLSQLFAK
- a CDS encoding GAF domain-containing protein; this translates as MFQLDESQIQEYRNDKPEYYRQLALQLDALLAEDSNWITNMSQMSAFIFQMLPELNWSGFYLVNPEKADSLILGPYQGKVACVHIPFGRGVCGTAASTLETQLVEDVHQFAGHIACDAASQSEVVIPVVVDGELKGVLDIDSPITNRFDQEDADGLTALLETFIKRTQFP
- a CDS encoding DUF1289 domain-containing protein produces the protein MSISSKGQRSPTASPCIGVCSTVLGDEVCRGCGRTFDEVLNWHTFTDDQKKAVNLRLKLEGKQKF
- the asnS gene encoding asparagine--tRNA ligase; translated protein: MLVSIVDALAGKPGVGEQVTVQGWVRTRRDSKAGLSFVNIHDGSCFNPIQAVVDNNVANYESEVVKLTAGCSVKVTGKLVESQGKGQSFEIQATAVEVLGWVDDPDTYPIQPKPHSVEFLRENAHLRARTNLIGAVTRVRNCLAQAIHRFMHQQGFYWIHTPIITASDAEGAGEMFRVSTLDMTNLPKDDKGNIDYSEDFFGKESFLTVSGQLNVETYCMAMSKVYTFGPTFRAENSNTSRHLAEFWMVEPEIAFANLSDNADLAEAMMKYIFKAVLDECADDMAFFQQRVDKDCINRLENVINHNFERMDYTDVIEVLKKADKKFDYPVEWGIDLQSEHERYIAEEYVGRPTVVMNYPKDIKAFYMRMNDDGKTVAAMDVLAPGIGEIIGGSQREERLDVLDKRIEEIGLPAEHYWWYRDLRRYGTVPHAGFGLGFDRCVSYVTGVQNIRDVIPFPRVPNNVKF
- a CDS encoding CBU_0585 family protein, giving the protein MSKKNYTSEITDFLKELDETIKPDSPSRRAEKAKYDEINEKRDNPDYKDKKSKLWEDF
- a CDS encoding nitroreductase family protein, translated to MSMHSKSSTKMLDTLINRVSCGRLKAPAPGREEMTQVFKAALRAPDHKHLMPWQYIVFEGEKALNELGEKYRLASISEDPNISLDKQERALSLPHRAPMVVVAVAKARGNEKVPHVEEVLSTGAGVQNLILGLDSLGYGAYWRTGPLAFNEHLKPLLGLEHSDTIVGFIYVGTPDMELKAKPIPEVDDFVSWA